Proteins encoded together in one Monomorium pharaonis isolate MP-MQ-018 chromosome 8, ASM1337386v2, whole genome shotgun sequence window:
- the LOC105840405 gene encoding uncharacterized protein LOC105840405, producing the protein MWIHRVRVILEFCNSLPVCVKVIDYLITKLKSLRSVLTNVGKTLKKIFVVINQLHLVFYALNITLRKYRIIMSCDQRSQSAEKMIPHVVDFWKIRYIEKELEHADIDLDVAKKRWLNILENSAVIFAEHFVQFAEKSLSLIHVLIS; encoded by the coding sequence ATGTGGATACATCGCGTACGCGTGATCCTGGAATTTTGCAATTCGTTGCCGGTATGCGTTAAAGTAATTGATTACTTGATAACGAAATTAAAATCACTTCGGTCCGTGCTGACTAACGTAGGAAAAACTCTGAAGAAGATCTTCGTCGTGATAAATCAATTGCATCTTGTGTTTTACGCGTTAAACATCACTCTACGAAAATATCGTATAATTATGTCATGTGATCAAAGATCTCAATCTGCGGAAAAAATGATACCTCACGTTGTAGATTTTTGGAAAATACGTTACATTGAAAAGGAGCTTGAACATGCAGATATAGATTTGGATGTCGCAAAGAAGCGCTGgttaaatattttggaaaaCAGTGCGGTGATTTTCGCAGAGCATTTCGTGCAATTTGCCGAGAAGTCGCTTTCGCTAATCCATGTACTAATTTCGTAA